The following proteins are encoded in a genomic region of Chlamydiota bacterium:
- a CDS encoding tetratricopeptide repeat protein → MKILRRLRGAALALLLAGCHPALLTTQRPSEEFSLYLDRGQTDARWDGSVGKGFGLFAAGGLPAASRQFEKAVSAGCDDGLVLFHLAACSYVAGGNARAGELLRAAIPALDARYAGTTYPARARNLRAIALMDEGRTAEAEGALKEALRKAPPLAETHSNLGKLYAAQNRQGEAFLEFEQALQLDPNDATARLNLGFLYASEGRHDEALAEFDRILRLYADDHRAHYAKGRTFIQMGFTDEAIGEFQEAVRLRGDFFDGHLALGQACAAAQRWADAETALLRAIRLQPRNPKGQYALGRMYAQKGDGARAIKALRKAVRTDPLFFEGHLALGVAYAEGNDHEAALLEFTKAVELDKKSAVAYRHRGRALFQLNRFGDALKDLGRSLDLENDNPVTLLFIGRSHWKLKDYERAREALKRATAADPGNAHAHLALAEIAEEQGDHEEAIAEYARVTELVPDAADIQYKLGKLYDKAGRKDEAFKALQKAGPYLERIGTTR, encoded by the coding sequence ATGAAGATCCTCCGCCGCCTTCGGGGCGCCGCGCTGGCGCTGCTCCTCGCGGGCTGTCACCCCGCGCTGCTCACCACGCAGCGCCCCTCCGAGGAGTTCTCCCTCTACCTCGATCGAGGGCAAACCGACGCGCGCTGGGACGGCAGCGTCGGGAAAGGGTTCGGCCTCTTTGCCGCCGGCGGCCTCCCCGCGGCCTCGCGGCAGTTCGAGAAAGCGGTCTCCGCCGGCTGCGACGACGGCCTCGTGCTCTTCCACCTCGCCGCCTGTAGCTACGTCGCGGGCGGGAACGCCCGCGCCGGCGAGCTCCTCCGCGCGGCCATCCCCGCCCTCGACGCGCGCTACGCGGGCACCACCTATCCCGCCCGCGCCCGCAACCTCAGGGCGATCGCCCTGATGGACGAGGGCAGGACCGCCGAGGCGGAAGGAGCATTGAAGGAGGCGCTCCGCAAGGCCCCCCCGCTCGCCGAGACGCACAGCAACCTCGGCAAACTGTACGCGGCCCAAAACCGCCAGGGGGAGGCGTTCCTCGAGTTCGAGCAGGCGTTGCAGCTCGACCCGAACGACGCCACGGCGCGGCTGAACCTCGGCTTCCTCTACGCGTCGGAGGGACGGCACGACGAGGCGCTCGCCGAGTTCGACCGGATACTGCGCCTGTACGCGGACGATCACCGCGCGCACTACGCGAAGGGGCGGACGTTCATCCAGATGGGGTTCACCGACGAGGCGATCGGGGAGTTCCAGGAGGCGGTGAGGCTGCGGGGCGATTTCTTCGACGGGCACCTCGCGCTGGGGCAGGCCTGCGCCGCCGCGCAGCGGTGGGCCGACGCGGAGACCGCCCTCCTGCGGGCGATCCGTCTCCAGCCCCGGAACCCGAAAGGCCAGTACGCCCTCGGCAGGATGTACGCGCAGAAAGGCGACGGCGCCCGCGCGATCAAGGCGCTGCGGAAGGCCGTGCGGACCGACCCGCTCTTCTTCGAGGGGCACCTCGCCCTCGGCGTCGCCTACGCGGAGGGGAACGATCACGAGGCCGCCCTCCTTGAATTCACGAAGGCGGTCGAGCTCGACAAGAAGTCGGCGGTCGCCTACCGCCACCGCGGGCGGGCCCTCTTCCAGCTCAACCGATTCGGGGACGCGCTGAAGGATCTGGGCCGGTCGCTCGATCTCGAGAACGACAACCCGGTCACGCTCCTCTTCATCGGCCGGAGCCACTGGAAACTGAAAGACTACGAGCGCGCCCGCGAGGCGCTGAAGCGCGCCACCGCGGCGGACCCGGGGAACGCGCATGCGCACCTCGCCCTCGCGGAGATCGCGGAGGAACAGGGCGACCACGAGGAGGCGATCGCCGAATACGCCCGCGTGACCGAACTCGTCCCCGACGCCGCCGACATCCAGTACAAACTCGGCAAGCTCTACGACAAGGCGGGGAGGAAAGACGAGGCGTTCAAGGCGCTGCAGAAGGCGGGGCCGTACCTCGAGAGGATCGGGACCACACGTTGA
- a CDS encoding ferrous iron transporter B — protein sequence MKTVLLIGNPNVGKSVFFSRLTGTRVVASNYPGTTVGFTKGRMAVGGEVCEVVDVPGVYSLCPTSKAEEVACGMLGEGDVVINVVDATNLERNLSLTLELMERGIPLVVALNMWDETAHRGISIDTARLERMLGVPVVPTTALTGEGFNRLVERLSEARAPSIGPLGRDERWGAIGTIIDRVQRLEHRHHTVREILQELTIKPWTGIPIALLAAAASFKAVRLIGETWIAWIADPFFNRIWSPLLARLGVLLGPGVLHDLLIGKLIDGRVDYVQSFGVLSTALYVEFAMVLPYIVSFYFVLGVLEDSGYLPRLAILMDTLLHRIGLHGFAIIPALLSFGCNVPGILATRVLESRRERFIASTLISIGIPCAALQAMIVAVLGKHGLLPVAAVYAILAAAVLALGFILNRLISGFSPELLLEIPPYRLPPLSLLLKKTWWRVGQFIKEALPVVVGGVLAVNLLYMLDVFSVLARLAAPVVRGLLGLPEEAVVAVVVGVLRKDVAMGMLALLPLTVKQLVVASVVLAMTFPCVATFVVLWHELGWRDMLKSTGIMLVAALCTGGLVNHLWR from the coding sequence ATGAAGACGGTCCTTCTCATCGGCAATCCGAACGTCGGCAAGAGCGTCTTCTTCTCCCGTCTCACCGGCACGCGGGTCGTCGCCTCCAACTACCCCGGAACCACCGTCGGGTTCACCAAGGGACGGATGGCCGTCGGCGGGGAGGTGTGCGAGGTCGTCGACGTCCCCGGCGTCTACTCGCTCTGCCCGACCAGCAAGGCCGAGGAGGTCGCCTGCGGGATGCTCGGCGAGGGCGACGTCGTCATCAACGTCGTCGACGCGACGAACCTCGAGAGGAACCTCTCCCTCACCCTCGAGCTGATGGAGCGCGGCATCCCCCTCGTCGTCGCCCTGAACATGTGGGACGAGACCGCGCACCGGGGCATCAGCATCGACACGGCGCGTCTGGAGAGGATGCTCGGGGTGCCGGTCGTCCCCACGACCGCCCTCACCGGGGAGGGGTTCAACCGCCTCGTCGAGCGGCTTTCGGAGGCCCGCGCCCCGTCCATCGGCCCGCTCGGGCGCGACGAGCGCTGGGGGGCTATCGGCACCATCATCGACCGCGTCCAGCGGCTCGAGCACCGCCACCACACCGTGCGGGAAATCCTCCAGGAGCTCACCATCAAGCCCTGGACCGGGATCCCGATCGCCCTCCTGGCCGCCGCCGCCTCGTTCAAGGCGGTGCGGCTCATCGGCGAGACGTGGATCGCCTGGATCGCGGACCCGTTCTTCAACCGGATCTGGTCGCCGCTGCTCGCGCGCCTCGGCGTCCTCCTCGGCCCCGGCGTGCTCCACGACCTCCTCATCGGGAAGCTGATCGACGGGCGCGTCGACTACGTGCAGTCGTTCGGCGTTCTGAGCACGGCCCTCTACGTCGAATTCGCGATGGTGCTGCCCTACATCGTCTCCTTCTACTTCGTGCTGGGGGTGCTGGAGGACTCGGGCTACCTCCCGCGCCTGGCGATTTTGATGGACACCCTGCTGCACCGGATCGGGCTCCACGGCTTCGCGATCATCCCCGCCCTCCTGTCGTTCGGCTGCAACGTCCCCGGGATACTCGCGACGAGGGTGCTCGAGAGCAGGAGGGAGCGGTTCATCGCCTCGACGCTCATCTCGATCGGCATCCCGTGCGCGGCGCTCCAGGCGATGATCGTCGCCGTGCTGGGGAAACACGGCCTCCTGCCGGTCGCGGCGGTGTACGCCATCCTCGCCGCCGCCGTGCTGGCGCTCGGTTTCATCCTCAACCGGCTGATCTCCGGCTTCAGCCCCGAGCTTTTGCTGGAGATTCCGCCGTACCGGCTCCCCCCCCTGTCGCTCCTCCTGAAGAAGACCTGGTGGCGGGTGGGTCAGTTCATCAAGGAGGCGTTGCCGGTGGTCGTGGGCGGCGTGCTCGCCGTGAACCTGCTCTACATGCTCGACGTCTTCTCCGTCCTCGCCCGCCTCGCCGCGCCGGTGGTGCGCGGCCTCCTCGGGCTGCCTGAGGAGGCCGTCGTGGCGGTCGTGGTCGGGGTCCTGCGGAAGGACGTCGCGATGGGAATGCTCGCCCTGCTGCCGCTCACCGTGAAGCAGCTCGTCGTCGCCTCCGTCGTCCTGGCGATGACGTTCCCCTGCGTGGCCACCTTCGTGGTCCTCTGGCACGAACTGGGCTGGAGGGACATGCTCAAGTCCACCGGCATCATGCTCGTCGCGGCCCTGTGCACCGGGGGGCTGGTCAACCATCTCTGGCGGTGA
- a CDS encoding ABC transporter permease — protein MRRAATIAWVVWLELLRRKELYVLLILLATLLCALLSADVFGLGTTARYVLDLGLLLAWIFTLVLAVIVGSRQLPDEEKRGTIYPLLAKPLTRAELLLGKWLGVWSAVSCASAVFYLLVAGVVRAYGGSFGWPALAQGWAAHLAGLAVLSALALAFSTRMTSGAAACMSYVVAGASLCVLPRIPEMLSGASGPQAALLSALYYLFPHIELFDLRLRIVHGWGTVPRGVFALILAYGAALTALLLLVAWLGYRRKRFDRGGAA, from the coding sequence GTGAGGCGGGCGGCGACCATCGCGTGGGTCGTATGGCTCGAACTGCTCAGGCGCAAGGAGCTCTACGTGCTTCTGATCCTGCTTGCCACGCTCCTCTGCGCCTTGCTCTCGGCCGACGTCTTCGGGCTGGGGACCACGGCACGCTACGTGTTGGACCTCGGGCTTCTGCTGGCCTGGATCTTCACGCTGGTGCTGGCGGTCATCGTCGGCTCCCGCCAGCTGCCGGACGAGGAGAAGAGGGGGACGATCTACCCGCTGCTCGCCAAGCCGCTGACCAGGGCGGAACTGCTCCTCGGCAAATGGCTGGGCGTATGGTCGGCCGTCTCCTGCGCGAGCGCCGTCTTCTACCTGCTGGTCGCGGGCGTCGTGCGGGCGTACGGGGGCTCGTTCGGCTGGCCGGCGCTGGCGCAGGGGTGGGCCGCGCACCTCGCGGGGCTGGCGGTGCTCTCCGCGCTCGCGCTCGCCTTCTCGACCCGCATGACCAGCGGGGCCGCCGCGTGCATGAGCTACGTGGTCGCCGGCGCGTCCCTCTGCGTCCTGCCCCGCATCCCGGAGATGCTCTCCGGGGCGAGCGGCCCGCAGGCGGCGCTCCTGTCGGCGCTCTACTACCTGTTCCCCCACATCGAGCTGTTCGACCTGCGCCTGCGCATCGTCCACGGATGGGGCACGGTGCCGCGCGGCGTCTTCGCCCTCATCCTCGCCTACGGCGCCGCGCTCACCGCCCTCCTGCTCCTCGTCGCGTGGCTCGGCTACCGCCGGAAGCGTTTCGACCGGGGAGGCGCTGCATGA
- a CDS encoding ABC transporter ATP-binding protein, producing the protein MSIAIDARDISVRFRDRGRTVEALRGISLRVERGEVFGFLGPNGSGKTTTMLVLLGFIAPHAGRAALFGEDVRTRIARARIGYLPEKAETYPFLTGRELLWMAGRIFGIPRGALKRRIGELLDQVSLSAAADRRIATYSRGMLQRIGLAQALMNDPDLLVLDEPTGGMDPIGRMAIRRLIEALRARGKTVFFSSHELSEVERVCNRVAVIAEGRIAARGAISDLVPAGESLEGYFLKTITEASDREGGAS; encoded by the coding sequence ATGAGCATCGCGATCGACGCGCGCGACATCTCCGTCCGCTTCCGGGATCGCGGCAGGACGGTGGAGGCGTTGCGCGGCATCAGTCTGCGCGTGGAACGGGGGGAGGTGTTCGGGTTCCTGGGCCCCAACGGCTCGGGGAAGACCACCACCATGCTCGTGCTGCTCGGCTTCATCGCCCCCCACGCCGGCCGGGCGGCCCTGTTCGGCGAGGACGTGCGCACGCGCATTGCGCGCGCGCGCATCGGCTACCTCCCCGAGAAGGCGGAGACCTACCCGTTTTTGACGGGGCGGGAGCTGCTTTGGATGGCGGGGAGGATCTTCGGGATCCCGCGAGGGGCGCTGAAGCGGAGGATCGGCGAACTCCTGGACCAGGTCTCCCTTTCGGCCGCGGCCGACCGGAGGATCGCGACCTACTCCCGCGGCATGCTGCAGCGCATCGGCCTGGCGCAGGCGCTCATGAACGACCCCGACCTGCTCGTCCTGGACGAGCCGACCGGAGGCATGGACCCGATCGGCCGGATGGCAATACGCCGGCTCATCGAGGCGCTGCGGGCCCGCGGCAAGACGGTGTTCTTCTCCTCGCACGAACTCTCCGAGGTGGAGCGCGTCTGCAACCGCGTCGCCGTCATCGCCGAGGGACGCATCGCGGCGCGCGGCGCGATCTCCGACCTTGTCCCGGCGGGCGAATCGCTCGAGGGGTATTTCCTGAAGACGATCACGGAGGCCTCGGACCGGGAAGGGGGTGCCTCGTGA
- a CDS encoding sugar phosphate isomerase/epimerase: MNQPVEQRFYFAVPLDFLLAHAELARRQRVNAEVFADGDVLHDLDPGRVSAARLLLDSAKLGRRVHGPISEMALGAFDPRIREVSVGRYRQSIAFAEALGARALVAHTGFDILNKRDLADRYFALFVPSLRLIAREAAEKGIRILVENTFEPSPGLILDAVDAAGEENVGLLFDIAHHHLYGRTPLDEWLACWGNRIEEVHLTDTRGDWDFHLAPGTGEIDFARFFALRRELGIRPVFTFEPHDLDAFAETIQFIQAHPEYFT; the protein is encoded by the coding sequence GTGAATCAGCCCGTGGAGCAGCGGTTCTACTTCGCCGTTCCGCTCGACTTCCTCCTCGCCCACGCGGAGCTCGCGCGGCGGCAGCGGGTGAACGCCGAGGTCTTCGCCGACGGAGACGTGCTGCACGACCTGGACCCGGGGCGGGTCTCCGCCGCGCGCCTGCTGCTCGACTCGGCGAAGCTCGGCCGCCGGGTGCACGGCCCGATCTCCGAGATGGCGCTCGGCGCCTTCGATCCGCGGATACGCGAGGTCTCCGTCGGCCGCTACCGTCAGTCGATCGCCTTCGCGGAGGCGCTCGGCGCCCGGGCGCTCGTGGCGCACACCGGCTTCGACATCCTGAACAAGCGCGATCTCGCGGATCGCTACTTCGCCCTCTTCGTCCCCTCCCTGCGCCTCATCGCCCGGGAGGCGGCGGAGAAGGGGATCCGGATCCTGGTGGAGAACACCTTCGAGCCGTCGCCGGGGCTCATCCTGGACGCGGTGGACGCGGCCGGGGAGGAGAACGTGGGGCTCCTCTTCGACATCGCCCACCATCACCTGTACGGCAGGACCCCGCTCGACGAGTGGCTCGCCTGCTGGGGGAATCGGATCGAGGAGGTCCATTTGACGGACACCCGGGGCGACTGGGACTTCCATCTCGCGCCCGGGACGGGCGAGATCGACTTCGCGCGTTTCTTCGCCCTGCGCAGGGAACTCGGCATACGCCCCGTCTTCACCTTCGAACCGCACGACCTCGACGCGTTTGCCGAGACGATTCAATTCATACAGGCACACCCGGAGTATTTCACCTGA
- a CDS encoding dodecin domain-containing protein, with amino-acid sequence MAKTYKTIDVIGTSSKGFADAAKNAIEEAGKSIKAMGWFEVDKIGGRIDNGTVSEYQAKVRIGFRLLSPEELKNA; translated from the coding sequence ATGGCCAAGACGTACAAGACCATCGATGTCATCGGCACCTCGTCCAAGGGTTTCGCCGACGCCGCCAAGAACGCAATCGAGGAGGCGGGCAAGAGCATCAAGGCGATGGGGTGGTTCGAGGTGGACAAGATCGGCGGACGCATCGACAACGGGACGGTGAGCGAGTACCAGGCGAAGGTGCGGATCGGCTTCAGGCTGCTGAGCCCCGAGGAGCTGAAGAACGCCTGA
- a CDS encoding radical SAM protein: MEYRTPQLKGPSPAPSAEGAGAVREIVCRSILSPSRIPGADYSINPYIGCLHACVYCYARYMRRWSGHEEPWGTFADAKINAVRVLVRQLRRTRPSRIYLSSVTDPYQPPERRYRITRGILETLAPLPHSVGIQTKSALVTRDIDLLRAFRDVSVTVTITTNDPRAAALLEPGAPPVAERLRALETLAAAGIDTAVFIAPAIPLVAERGIAPLARFLAAAGVRRVLLDDLHYLPRLAGRLIPALRACVPEAAQRLCRRVEDCPQQTARIVLECCRAHGIRCDVLFPLRGGSRSARNDGG, encoded by the coding sequence ATGGAATACCGCACCCCGCAGTTGAAAGGCCCCTCTCCCGCGCCTTCCGCCGAAGGCGCCGGGGCGGTCCGGGAGATCGTGTGCCGCAGCATCCTCAGTCCATCGAGGATCCCGGGGGCCGACTACTCGATCAACCCGTACATCGGCTGCCTGCACGCCTGCGTCTACTGCTACGCCCGGTACATGCGGCGCTGGTCCGGGCACGAGGAGCCGTGGGGGACGTTCGCGGACGCCAAGATCAACGCCGTCCGCGTCCTCGTCCGCCAACTGCGCCGGACCAGGCCGTCGCGCATCTACCTCAGCTCCGTGACCGACCCGTACCAGCCGCCGGAACGCCGCTACCGCATCACCCGCGGCATCCTGGAGACCCTCGCGCCCCTCCCCCACTCCGTCGGGATACAGACCAAGTCCGCGCTCGTCACACGCGACATCGACCTCCTCCGCGCCTTCCGCGACGTCTCCGTGACCGTCACCATCACGACGAACGATCCGCGCGCCGCCGCCCTGCTCGAACCCGGCGCCCCGCCGGTGGCGGAGCGGCTGCGGGCCCTCGAGACGCTCGCCGCGGCGGGGATCGACACGGCGGTCTTCATCGCCCCGGCGATCCCGCTCGTCGCGGAGCGCGGCATCGCCCCCCTCGCCCGCTTCCTCGCCGCGGCGGGGGTGCGCCGCGTGCTGCTGGACGACCTGCACTACCTCCCGCGCCTCGCCGGGCGCCTTATCCCCGCCCTGCGCGCCTGCGTTCCGGAGGCCGCGCAACGGCTCTGCCGCCGCGTGGAAGATTGCCCTCAACAAACGGCGCGGATTGTTCTAGAATGCTGCCGCGCGCACGGCATCCGCTGCGACGTGCTGTTTCCCCTCCGCGGCGGAAGCCGAAGCGCGCGAAACGACGGGGGGTGA
- a CDS encoding ferrous iron transport protein A, with protein MAKKIVSLAELDPLQHGKIKEINGWPNFVRRLEAMGLRPGRRVMKISGQFLRGPVTVSVGHTSMALGHGMAMRVMVEIEG; from the coding sequence ATGGCCAAGAAGATCGTCTCTCTCGCCGAACTCGATCCCCTTCAGCACGGCAAGATCAAGGAGATCAACGGATGGCCGAACTTCGTCCGCCGCCTCGAGGCGATGGGGCTGCGGCCGGGCAGGCGCGTCATGAAGATCAGCGGGCAGTTCCTGCGGGGTCCCGTCACCGTTTCCGTCGGGCACACCTCCATGGCCCTCGGGCACGGGATGGCGATGCGGGTGATGGTCGAGATCGAAGGATGA
- a CDS encoding methyltransferase domain-containing protein translates to MKTSAPKMKTSDVERLLREELRTVTGCTEPAAIAYAVQCAKRHLSCDAGRERVRVALRLSPEVLRNASTAVVPGIGRRGIRAAVVAGLLSSSVGFDPFAGLRVPRTHPLLSRRGWLAVAPFARRGIYIRAAITVRDETVTATVAGRHDCIVSIEKNGRVRYRAVPRRRAARLNGVREIEAIVRRRSPRLERIALDFIARQVKADPGTPLEDGVAGLVARRMLGRPLPVVTVTGSGNQGIFLGVPLHALHRRVGRRALPAVLFSLLAQIHLSRRRKRISDVCGLGVKAAPALAAGLAYARGDSVASIGRIMAEVHDRLKGMPCRGAEPGCGAKAVRALRCVFAAAGNPAEAARDRGPAGRGTQVSRRAAPPSRLEIERNHARLLERNMRFRKHGYDFSRSIRFVLSHALPLSGAVLEIGTGKGRFLSALAAKVSSVTTVDISRSEQRFARLNAAWAGVGDRIRFMAGDVARLGFRDGTFDAVISMNALHHFSDPVAAVRGMARLLRPGGRIVLSDLDASGYRIFDRVFAAEGRAHARSRFRFGELADCLRGEGLRVRRFRAERQELLIAERNGRGGVTQERRPQ, encoded by the coding sequence CGTACGCGGTGCAGTGCGCGAAGCGCCACCTGTCGTGCGACGCCGGCCGGGAGCGGGTCCGGGTGGCGCTCCGTCTCTCCCCGGAGGTTCTCCGCAACGCGTCCACGGCGGTCGTCCCGGGGATCGGAAGGCGGGGGATACGGGCGGCGGTGGTCGCAGGCCTCCTCTCCTCCTCGGTTGGATTCGACCCGTTCGCGGGGCTAAGGGTGCCGCGCACGCACCCGCTCCTCTCCCGTCGCGGCTGGTTGGCGGTCGCCCCCTTCGCGAGGCGCGGCATCTACATCCGTGCCGCGATCACGGTCCGCGACGAAACCGTGACGGCCACCGTCGCGGGGCGGCACGACTGTATCGTCTCGATTGAGAAGAACGGCAGGGTGCGGTACCGCGCCGTCCCGCGGCGGCGCGCGGCGCGGCTGAACGGGGTGCGGGAGATCGAGGCGATCGTGCGGCGGCGTTCCCCCCGCCTTGAGAGGATCGCCTTGGATTTCATCGCGCGCCAGGTGAAGGCCGACCCGGGCACACCGCTCGAGGACGGGGTCGCCGGGCTTGTCGCGCGGAGGATGCTCGGCCGCCCGCTCCCCGTTGTCACCGTCACCGGCTCCGGGAACCAGGGGATCTTTCTCGGCGTCCCGCTTCACGCGCTGCACCGGAGAGTCGGCCGCCGCGCCCTGCCCGCGGTCCTCTTCTCCCTGCTGGCGCAGATCCACCTGAGCCGGCGCCGCAAGAGGATCTCCGACGTCTGCGGCCTCGGCGTCAAGGCGGCACCCGCGCTCGCGGCCGGACTCGCCTACGCCCGCGGCGATTCCGTCGCCTCCATCGGCCGGATCATGGCCGAGGTCCACGACCGGCTGAAGGGGATGCCCTGCCGCGGCGCGGAGCCGGGCTGCGGGGCCAAGGCCGTCCGGGCCCTCCGGTGCGTCTTCGCGGCCGCGGGGAACCCGGCGGAGGCGGCGCGCGACCGCGGACCCGCGGGGCGCGGCACCCAGGTCAGCCGCCGCGCCGCACCCCCTTCCCGGCTCGAGATCGAGCGGAACCACGCCCGGCTGCTGGAGCGGAACATGCGCTTCCGGAAACACGGGTACGACTTCTCCAGGAGCATCCGCTTCGTGCTCTCTCATGCCCTCCCCCTCTCCGGCGCCGTGCTCGAGATCGGCACCGGTAAGGGGCGTTTCCTCAGCGCGCTGGCCGCAAAGGTTTCCTCCGTCACCACAGTGGATATCTCCCGCTCCGAACAGCGATTCGCCCGGTTGAACGCCGCCTGGGCGGGCGTCGGGGACAGGATCAGGTTCATGGCCGGGGACGTTGCGCGACTGGGCTTCCGCGACGGCACGTTCGACGCGGTGATCTCGATGAACGCCCTTCACCATTTTTCCGACCCGGTCGCGGCGGTGCGCGGGATGGCGCGGCTGCTCAGGCCGGGGGGGAGGATCGTGCTCAGCGACCTGGACGCCTCCGGGTACCGCATCTTCGACCGCGTCTTCGCCGCCGAGGGACGGGCGCACGCGCGGTCCCGGTTCCGTTTCGGGGAACTGGCCGACTGCCTGCGCGGGGAGGGGTTGCGGGTCCGGCGCTTCCGCGCGGAGCGCCAGGAACTGCTGATCGCCGAGCGAAACGGCCGTGGCGGCGTCACCCAAGAAAGGAGACCGCAATGA
- a CDS encoding carboxypeptidase-like regulatory domain-containing protein has product MRIVTAVAAAACAAALTAGCGWRMAESPIRVSGRVIDAGSKEPVPGACIDIADEREKLEFALNTGVLTNKSGFFDTVYRHTYDRWTWLGVPVWWLPTVPERIYVEVLGEGYRPRITSVEYRATLTGTEKEPPPVALDSIAIHRRAAAGKRARAGETE; this is encoded by the coding sequence ATGCGCATCGTCACGGCGGTCGCGGCGGCGGCCTGCGCCGCGGCGCTGACGGCGGGGTGCGGCTGGCGGATGGCCGAGTCCCCGATACGGGTCAGCGGGCGGGTGATCGACGCCGGGAGCAAGGAGCCGGTGCCGGGCGCCTGCATCGACATCGCCGACGAGCGCGAGAAGCTGGAGTTCGCGCTCAACACCGGCGTCCTCACGAACAAAAGCGGTTTCTTCGACACCGTCTACCGCCATACCTACGACCGCTGGACATGGCTCGGCGTCCCCGTCTGGTGGCTCCCCACCGTCCCGGAACGCATCTACGTCGAGGTGCTGGGGGAAGGCTACCGCCCCCGCATCACCTCCGTCGAATACCGCGCCACGCTGACCGGCACGGAGAAGGAGCCCCCCCCGGTCGCGCTCGATTCGATCGCGATCCACCGGCGCGCCGCCGCGGGGAAACGCGCGCGCGCGGGGGAGACGGAATGA
- a CDS encoding cupin domain-containing protein, protein MIRSKTANLYEMMEFPSEGVFSKVVARGGMSNHTLMCLAKGTDISEHTSSREGTVTVLKGTGTFVLNGKKIRMEPGVCIFMPAKAPHALRADEDLAFLLSLSGKESKRG, encoded by the coding sequence ATGATCCGATCGAAAACCGCGAACCTGTACGAGATGATGGAGTTCCCCTCCGAGGGGGTCTTCAGCAAGGTCGTCGCGCGCGGGGGGATGTCGAACCACACGCTGATGTGCCTGGCGAAGGGGACCGACATCTCCGAGCACACCTCCTCGCGCGAGGGGACGGTGACGGTGCTCAAGGGGACGGGGACCTTCGTGTTGAACGGGAAGAAGATCCGCATGGAACCGGGCGTGTGCATCTTCATGCCCGCGAAGGCCCCCCACGCGCTGCGCGCCGACGAGGATCTCGCCTTCCTCCTGTCGCTCTCCGGCAAGGAGTCGAAGCGCGGATGA
- the efp gene encoding elongation factor P yields the protein MANAVDLRKGMAILHQGTPHIITEYQHVTPGNWRAYVQVTMRNVKTGSSTQARYRTSETVQVVDLESRKLQYQYRDGDGYAFMDLDDFSTHLLSSSLVGDAARYLKEGDEVGGLFHGEEPIELELPTSVILAVAATPPGFKGDSVSNLQKPATLETGYELSVPLFIKEGDRVKVDTRTGQYLGRE from the coding sequence ATGGCGAACGCAGTCGATCTGAGGAAGGGGATGGCGATCCTCCACCAGGGGACGCCGCACATCATCACCGAGTACCAGCATGTCACGCCGGGAAACTGGCGGGCCTACGTGCAGGTGACGATGCGCAACGTGAAGACGGGGAGCTCGACGCAGGCGCGCTACCGGACCTCCGAGACGGTGCAGGTCGTGGATCTCGAGAGCCGGAAACTCCAGTACCAGTACCGCGACGGCGACGGGTACGCCTTCATGGACCTGGACGACTTCTCCACCCATCTCCTCTCCTCCTCGCTCGTCGGCGACGCCGCCCGCTACCTCAAGGAGGGGGACGAGGTCGGCGGGCTCTTCCACGGCGAGGAGCCGATCGAGCTCGAGCTCCCCACGAGCGTAATACTCGCGGTCGCCGCGACGCCGCCCGGCTTCAAGGGGGATTCGGTGAGCAACCTGCAGAAGCCGGCGACGCTCGAAACCGGCTACGAGCTGAGCGTGCCGCTCTTCATCAAGGAGGGGGACCGGGTGAAGGTGGACACGCGGACCGGCCAGTATCTGGGGAGGGAGTGA